A portion of the uncultured Draconibacterium sp. genome contains these proteins:
- the metF gene encoding methylenetetrahydrofolate reductase [NAD(P)H], which yields MKVIDTINQAKKTVFSFELLPPLKGNDVSRLHKTIESLTEFDPKYINITTHRDEIEFKELADGSIVKQTVRKRPGTVAIAADIQHKYGIPVVPHILCGGFTKSETEHVLIDLNFLGINNVLALRGDGLKNQHVFQPTQNGHSNANQLVKQIKDLGKGKYLDADLKNNKPLDFCIGVAGYPEKHFESPNMDQDMVYLKQKVDEGADYIVTQMFFDNQVYYDFVDKCRAMGITVPIIPGIKPINLKNQLTVLPKIFSIDLPQELSKELAKCKNNDDARRVGTEWAIYQSKDLVAHNVPSLHIYTYGISDNVSEIVKAAF from the coding sequence ATGAAAGTTATAGACACTATAAATCAGGCAAAGAAAACCGTATTTTCTTTTGAACTCCTGCCTCCATTAAAAGGCAACGATGTTTCGCGCCTGCATAAAACGATTGAAAGCTTAACTGAGTTCGATCCGAAATACATTAACATTACCACCCACCGCGACGAGATTGAATTCAAGGAACTGGCCGATGGATCGATTGTAAAACAAACGGTTCGGAAACGTCCGGGAACAGTGGCCATTGCCGCCGATATTCAGCACAAATACGGTATTCCGGTGGTTCCGCATATTTTGTGCGGCGGTTTTACCAAAAGCGAAACTGAGCACGTTTTAATCGACCTGAATTTTCTGGGAATAAACAATGTTCTTGCTTTGCGTGGCGACGGGCTAAAAAACCAGCACGTTTTTCAACCAACACAAAACGGACATTCGAATGCCAATCAATTGGTAAAACAAATTAAAGACCTTGGCAAAGGGAAATACCTTGATGCGGATTTGAAAAACAATAAACCACTTGATTTTTGTATTGGTGTTGCCGGTTATCCCGAGAAACATTTTGAATCGCCAAATATGGATCAGGACATGGTTTACCTGAAACAAAAAGTGGATGAAGGTGCTGATTATATCGTAACTCAGATGTTTTTCGATAACCAGGTTTATTATGATTTTGTTGACAAATGCCGGGCAATGGGAATTACAGTTCCGATTATTCCGGGTATTAAACCTATAAATTTGAAAAACCAGTTAACGGTACTTCCTAAAATATTTAGCATCGATTTGCCACAGGAACTCTCGAAAGAGCTGGCAAAATGTAAAAACAACGACGATGCACGGCGAGTAGGAACAGAGTGGGCTATATACCAATCGAAAGATTTGGTTGCACACAATGTACCCTCACTACATATTTATACTTATGGTATTTCCGATAATGTAAGTGAAATTGTAAAGGCTGCGTTCTAA
- the metH gene encoding methionine synthase, with protein MTIKRDIREELKKRVLVLDGAMGSLIQEYKLDEADYRGELLKDHPSDQKGNNDMLSLTRPDVISEIHEAYLEAGADIICTNTFNATSISQADYNAEEYVYKMNKASAELAKKLTDKYTEANPDKPRYVAGSVGPTNKTLSLSPDVNDPGYRAISFDEVKIAYREQVEALLDGGVDLLLIETIFDTLNSKAAIFAIEEVLDAKGLNIPLMVSGTITDASGRTLSGQTLEAFLNSVSHVDLLSIGLNCSLGATDLQPYIKELAGKAPFHISAHPNAGLPNQFGEYDETPEIMAGHIKQYLDNNYVNIIGGCCGTTPAHIKAFADMAAKANPHHRAEATTYTKLSGLEPVTITENTNFLNIGERCNVAGSRKFARLISEEKYEEALTIARHQVENGAQVIDVNMDDAMLDAEKEMVTFLNLIMAEPDIARLPIMIDSSKWNVIEAGLKCLQGKAIVNSISLKEGEEIFIEQAQKIKRYGAAVIVMAFDEKGQADNTERRKEICSRAYKILTEKVGLPAQDIIFDPNVLTIGTGIEEHNNYAVSFIESVKWIKENLPLAKVSAGVSNVSFAFRGNNVVREAMHSVFLFHAIKAGLDMGIVNPGMLQIYDEIPKDFLEKIEDLVLNRRPDATERLLEFAENLKSTTKKEEKKDEWRELPLEERIGHALVKGLPEFVDEDMAEAIEKYSPALNIIEGPLMDGMNVVGELFGSGKMFLPQVIKSARVMKKAVAYLLPYIEADKAKFKNSTSQKKVLMATVKGDVHDIGKNIVGVVLGCNNYDIIDLGVMVPTEKILDEAIKNEVDVIGLSGLITPSLEIMVEIAKEMERRKMNIPVMIGGATTSKIHTAVKIAPEYSAPVVHVKDASLAVNVVSNLISKNEKFITDLDAEYAQIREFQGKRKAKEYITLEKARENKFPIDWNNTPIYKPNFTGVKHLIDFPLEELRNYIDWTFFFITWGLKGHYPQILADEKQGEEAKKLFKEGNEFLDEIIAKKMLQANAAFGIWPAQSDGDDVVLYEDESCEKEIGRFYHLRQQEQKKEGVANFCLSDFVAPKESGKVDYCGGFATTAGIGIEKWTKQFREEHNDYKAIMVEALADRLSEAFAELLHLEIRKNYWGYAPGENLTLDEILKIKYQGIRPALGYPACPEHSEKENLFKLLDAEEIGISLTEHFAMYPNASVSGQYFVHPESRYFSLEKISKEQVKDYAKRKNEPVEFVEKFLPTNLNYK; from the coding sequence ATGACTATAAAAAGAGATATACGCGAAGAACTCAAAAAGAGAGTATTGGTATTGGATGGTGCGATGGGTTCGCTGATTCAGGAATATAAACTGGACGAGGCCGATTACAGGGGCGAATTGTTGAAAGATCATCCCAGCGATCAGAAAGGGAATAACGACATGTTGTCGCTTACCCGCCCCGATGTTATTTCGGAAATCCATGAAGCTTATCTGGAAGCCGGCGCTGACATTATTTGCACCAACACATTTAATGCAACCAGCATTTCGCAGGCCGATTACAATGCCGAAGAGTATGTCTATAAAATGAATAAGGCTTCGGCTGAATTGGCCAAAAAACTGACCGACAAATACACCGAAGCCAATCCGGATAAACCGCGATACGTTGCTGGTTCTGTAGGTCCTACCAACAAAACATTATCGCTTTCGCCGGATGTAAATGATCCCGGTTATCGTGCTATTTCATTCGACGAGGTTAAAATTGCCTATCGCGAACAGGTGGAAGCGTTACTTGATGGCGGTGTTGATCTGTTACTGATTGAAACTATTTTTGATACACTAAACAGCAAGGCAGCCATTTTTGCCATTGAAGAAGTGCTGGATGCAAAAGGTTTAAATATTCCGCTGATGGTTTCGGGAACGATTACCGATGCCAGTGGCCGTACACTTTCAGGTCAAACGCTGGAAGCCTTCCTTAACTCGGTTTCGCATGTTGATTTGCTAAGTATCGGGCTAAACTGTTCGTTGGGAGCTACCGATCTTCAACCGTATATTAAAGAACTGGCCGGAAAAGCACCATTTCACATCAGTGCACACCCAAATGCCGGATTGCCGAACCAGTTTGGCGAGTACGACGAAACGCCGGAAATCATGGCCGGGCACATCAAACAGTATCTCGATAACAACTATGTAAATATTATTGGTGGTTGCTGCGGTACAACACCCGCTCACATTAAAGCTTTTGCTGATATGGCTGCGAAAGCCAACCCGCACCACCGCGCCGAAGCTACTACTTACACAAAGTTGAGTGGACTGGAGCCGGTTACCATTACCGAAAATACCAACTTCCTGAATATTGGTGAACGTTGTAACGTTGCCGGATCGCGCAAATTTGCACGACTCATCAGCGAAGAAAAATACGAGGAAGCGCTAACCATTGCACGCCACCAGGTTGAAAACGGAGCACAAGTGATCGATGTAAACATGGACGATGCCATGCTCGATGCCGAAAAAGAAATGGTGACTTTCCTGAACCTGATAATGGCCGAACCTGATATTGCCAGGTTGCCAATTATGATCGACTCATCGAAATGGAACGTGATCGAAGCCGGGTTAAAATGTCTTCAGGGAAAAGCCATTGTAAACTCCATCAGCCTGAAAGAAGGTGAAGAGATTTTCATCGAGCAGGCGCAAAAAATTAAACGTTATGGTGCAGCCGTTATCGTTATGGCTTTTGACGAAAAAGGTCAGGCCGACAACACCGAACGCCGTAAAGAAATTTGTAGCCGCGCTTATAAAATACTGACAGAAAAAGTTGGCTTGCCGGCACAGGATATTATTTTCGATCCGAATGTGCTAACCATCGGTACCGGAATTGAAGAGCATAACAATTACGCTGTTTCGTTCATCGAATCGGTAAAATGGATAAAAGAGAATCTGCCACTAGCAAAAGTTAGTGCCGGTGTTAGTAATGTGTCGTTTGCTTTCCGCGGCAATAATGTGGTTCGTGAAGCGATGCACTCGGTGTTCCTCTTCCATGCCATCAAGGCAGGACTTGACATGGGAATTGTTAATCCTGGAATGTTGCAGATTTACGATGAGATACCTAAAGATTTCCTTGAAAAGATTGAAGACCTGGTATTAAATCGCCGACCTGACGCAACGGAACGTTTGCTTGAGTTTGCCGAAAACCTGAAGTCAACAACAAAAAAAGAAGAGAAGAAAGACGAGTGGCGTGAGTTGCCGCTTGAAGAACGGATTGGGCATGCTTTGGTAAAAGGATTGCCTGAATTTGTTGACGAAGATATGGCCGAAGCCATTGAAAAATATTCGCCTGCTTTGAATATCATCGAAGGCCCGTTGATGGACGGAATGAACGTGGTTGGTGAGTTATTTGGCTCGGGAAAAATGTTCCTTCCACAGGTAATTAAGTCGGCACGGGTAATGAAAAAAGCGGTGGCTTATTTGCTTCCATATATTGAAGCGGATAAGGCAAAATTCAAAAACAGCACATCGCAGAAGAAAGTACTAATGGCCACCGTAAAAGGCGATGTGCACGACATTGGTAAAAACATTGTTGGTGTTGTGCTGGGATGTAACAACTACGATATCATCGATTTGGGTGTTATGGTTCCAACCGAAAAGATTTTGGATGAAGCCATTAAAAACGAAGTGGATGTAATCGGATTGAGTGGATTGATCACTCCATCGCTGGAAATTATGGTGGAGATTGCCAAAGAAATGGAACGCCGCAAAATGAATATCCCGGTAATGATCGGTGGTGCAACCACTTCAAAAATTCATACGGCAGTTAAAATTGCACCTGAATATTCGGCTCCGGTGGTTCATGTAAAAGATGCTTCGCTGGCAGTTAATGTGGTTTCGAACCTGATCTCAAAGAATGAAAAGTTCATTACTGATCTGGATGCTGAATATGCACAGATTCGCGAATTCCAGGGAAAACGAAAAGCGAAAGAATACATTACACTTGAAAAAGCGCGCGAAAATAAATTCCCGATCGATTGGAACAACACACCAATCTATAAACCGAATTTCACAGGCGTAAAACATCTGATCGACTTTCCGCTGGAAGAACTTCGGAATTATATCGACTGGACTTTCTTCTTTATTACCTGGGGATTAAAAGGTCATTATCCGCAAATTCTGGCCGATGAAAAACAGGGCGAAGAGGCTAAAAAACTTTTCAAAGAAGGGAATGAATTTCTGGATGAAATTATAGCGAAAAAAATGCTGCAGGCCAATGCCGCCTTTGGAATCTGGCCGGCGCAATCGGATGGCGACGATGTGGTTCTTTACGAAGACGAATCGTGCGAAAAAGAGATCGGACGTTTCTATCATCTTCGTCAGCAAGAACAGAAAAAAGAGGGCGTCGCTAATTTCTGTTTATCTGATTTTGTGGCGCCAAAAGAATCGGGAAAAGTTGATTATTGCGGAGGTTTTGCCACAACTGCCGGAATTGGCATTGAAAAGTGGACCAAACAGTTCCGCGAAGAGCACAACGATTATAAAGCAATAATGGTTGAAGCTCTGGCCGACCGTTTAAGTGAGGCTTTTGCAGAACTACTTCACCTTGAAATTCGTAAGAATTACTGGGGGTATGCACCAGGTGAAAACCTGACGCTCGATGAAATTCTAAAAATAAAATACCAGGGAATTCGTCCGGCATTGGGCTATCCGGCATGTCCCGAGCATTCTGAAAAAGAGAATCTTTTCAAACTGCTCGATGCTGAGGAAATTGGAATTTCGCTAACAGAGCACTTTGCCATGTATCCGAATGCTTCGGTTTCAGGGCAGTACTTTGTGCATCCTGAGTCGCGCTATTTCAGTCTTGAAAAAATTAGCAAAGAGCAGGTTAAAGATTATGCGAAACGTAAAAACGAACCAGTAGAATTTGTAGAGAAGTTTTTACCTACAAATTTGAATTACAAGTAA
- a CDS encoding UPF0280 family protein gives MNIFEERTYRSQFNTERFTGFEVKHLETDLWIGIDPASFNEEMREVALAKMKTLRQTFDDYIEKEPFFKKSLKPFQPSEFAPEKAKEMAAAAEKAGIGPMSAVAGLFAREIGEEICKNFSVQELLIENGGDIYLLVQDELVLSVFAGESILSERIGLVIPPGSRTFGICTSAGTVGPSISYGKADAVVVVCEDILLADALATALGNKVKTPAHVEKVIKQAENYEEIQSLLIICEDKIGIKGNNEIRILK, from the coding sequence ATGAACATTTTTGAAGAACGTACCTACCGCAGCCAGTTTAATACCGAACGTTTTACAGGTTTTGAAGTAAAACACCTGGAAACAGATCTTTGGATCGGCATCGATCCGGCGTCTTTCAATGAAGAGATGCGCGAAGTGGCTTTGGCAAAAATGAAAACGCTGCGCCAAACTTTCGATGATTATATTGAAAAAGAACCGTTTTTCAAAAAAAGCCTGAAACCATTTCAGCCGTCTGAATTTGCACCCGAGAAAGCAAAAGAAATGGCAGCAGCTGCCGAGAAAGCAGGAATTGGCCCCATGTCGGCAGTGGCAGGTTTGTTTGCCCGCGAAATTGGCGAAGAAATTTGTAAAAACTTTTCGGTACAGGAGCTGTTAATTGAGAATGGCGGCGACATCTATCTACTAGTGCAAGATGAACTGGTTTTATCTGTTTTTGCAGGCGAATCAATTCTCTCCGAGCGTATTGGACTGGTAATTCCCCCAGGGAGTCGTACCTTTGGCATTTGTACGTCTGCTGGAACTGTTGGCCCATCTATAAGTTATGGAAAAGCTGATGCAGTGGTGGTGGTTTGTGAAGACATTCTGTTGGCAGATGCGCTGGCAACGGCACTGGGAAATAAAGTGAAAACACCTGCCCATGTAGAAAAAGTGATTAAACAGGCAGAAAATTATGAAGAGATACAATCGTTACTCATTATTTGCGAAGATAAAATAGGCATTAAGGGTAACAACGAAATACGGATACTGAAATAG
- a CDS encoding NIL domain-containing protein — protein MIKKRYILNFPPQSGDKAFTYHLVKDYDIRINILKAEVYPGKRGSLLLELQGTKENIENGVEYIRSHKITCESLDKRIRWKEEKCIDCGNCTAVCFAGALNMNKQSWKLEFDKSKCVVCELCIPACPLNLFEIDFR, from the coding sequence ATGATTAAAAAAAGATACATATTAAACTTTCCTCCGCAAAGCGGCGATAAAGCTTTTACTTATCACCTGGTAAAAGATTACGATATCAGGATTAATATCTTGAAAGCAGAAGTCTATCCCGGAAAACGCGGAAGTCTTTTGCTGGAACTGCAAGGCACAAAAGAAAACATCGAGAACGGCGTTGAATACATTCGAAGTCACAAAATAACCTGCGAATCACTGGACAAACGTATTCGCTGGAAAGAAGAAAAATGTATCGACTGTGGAAACTGCACCGCCGTATGTTTTGCCGGAGCTTTAAATATGAACAAGCAGTCGTGGAAACTAGAATTCGACAAGAGCAAATGTGTGGTTTGCGAACTTTGTATTCCGGCTTGCCCGTTGAATTTGTTTGAAATTGATTTTAGATAA
- a CDS encoding homocysteine biosynthesis protein translates to MSTTKSYEEINQKLKAGKAVILTAEEVAKMAKEMSPEEIVEKVDVVTTATFGAMCSSGAIINFGHADPPIRMEKIRLNGVPCYEGLAAVDSYIGATACDPENPDYGGAHVIQDLLEGKDVVLEAWAKGTDCYPRKHIKTTININTINECTLFNPRNAYQNYNVAVNTTSTIKHTYMGTLLPNLRNATYSTSGELSPLLNDPEFKTIGLGTRIFLGGTQGFVVWPGTQFHTTKPKNELGVPVTNAATIAVMGNLKEMSPEYIQAASYEKYGVSMFVGIGIPIPILNADIAKRVSINNSQIETSVLDYGTVGMPKLGQVTYEELQSGTIKVKGKKIRTAPVASLKKARKIADELKKWLLNGEFEVSKPVQMFPTNTSLNGLKETEVDND, encoded by the coding sequence ATGTCGACAACAAAATCGTACGAAGAAATTAACCAAAAACTGAAGGCTGGAAAAGCAGTGATTTTAACCGCCGAAGAAGTTGCGAAAATGGCGAAAGAAATGTCGCCCGAAGAAATAGTTGAGAAAGTAGATGTAGTAACCACAGCAACCTTTGGCGCCATGTGCTCGTCGGGGGCGATTATAAATTTTGGCCATGCCGATCCGCCAATCCGAATGGAAAAAATACGTTTGAACGGCGTTCCGTGTTACGAAGGGCTGGCCGCTGTTGATTCATACATTGGCGCCACCGCCTGCGATCCTGAAAACCCGGATTACGGAGGAGCACATGTTATTCAAGATCTTTTGGAAGGAAAAGATGTGGTTTTGGAAGCCTGGGCAAAAGGAACCGATTGTTATCCGCGGAAACATATAAAAACCACGATTAACATTAACACCATTAATGAGTGTACACTTTTTAATCCGCGAAATGCTTATCAGAATTACAATGTGGCTGTTAACACCACATCAACGATAAAACATACCTACATGGGTACTTTGTTGCCCAATTTACGCAATGCCACCTACTCCACATCGGGTGAATTAAGTCCGCTGCTGAACGATCCGGAGTTTAAAACAATCGGGCTCGGTACACGAATATTTTTAGGGGGCACCCAAGGTTTTGTGGTTTGGCCGGGAACACAATTTCACACCACAAAGCCAAAAAACGAATTGGGAGTTCCGGTTACAAACGCTGCAACAATTGCGGTTATGGGTAATCTGAAAGAAATGTCGCCCGAGTACATTCAGGCCGCATCGTACGAAAAATATGGGGTGAGCATGTTCGTTGGGATTGGAATTCCTATCCCAATTCTGAATGCTGATATTGCCAAACGCGTGTCGATTAATAACAGCCAGATTGAGACCTCGGTACTCGATTACGGAACGGTTGGAATGCCAAAACTGGGGCAAGTAACATACGAGGAGTTACAGTCGGGAACCATAAAAGTGAAAGGCAAAAAAATAAGAACAGCACCTGTTGCCAGCTTAAAGAAAGCACGCAAAATTGCTGATGAACTTAAAAAATGGTTGCTTAACGGAGAGTTTGAGGTAAGCAAACCGGTGCAAATGTTCCCAACAAACACATCGTTAAACGGACTAAAAGAAACGGAGGTCGACAATGATTAA
- a CDS encoding DUF3365 domain-containing protein, translating into MTNKILPILLLFFCFACSPKLDKETYKKYQNSGQEITTNVQAVLLSNVGKAIQTGGPEYAVEFCNLEASSIVDSLNGVYDCEISRVSAKNRNPQNALNSEQEKQMWQLFAEEQLADTVLQSGNDLVYYKPIRTGMPACLKCHGSTETDINAATKQKLQELYPNDLATGYKLNDFRGLWKVEFKPEM; encoded by the coding sequence ATGACAAACAAAATCTTGCCAATCCTGCTGTTATTTTTCTGTTTCGCCTGTTCGCCAAAATTGGATAAAGAAACGTATAAAAAGTATCAAAACAGTGGTCAGGAAATTACTACCAATGTTCAGGCAGTGCTTTTGAGCAATGTGGGAAAAGCCATTCAAACCGGGGGACCGGAATATGCAGTGGAGTTTTGTAATTTGGAAGCCAGCTCAATTGTGGATAGTCTGAATGGAGTATACGATTGTGAAATTTCAAGAGTTTCGGCCAAAAACCGTAATCCGCAAAATGCATTGAATTCGGAGCAGGAAAAACAAATGTGGCAACTTTTTGCCGAAGAACAACTGGCGGACACCGTATTGCAAAGTGGCAATGATTTGGTTTATTACAAGCCGATCAGAACGGGAATGCCGGCCTGTTTAAAATGTCATGGTAGTACCGAAACGGATATTAATGCGGCCACCAAACAAAAGCTGCAAGAATTGTATCCAAATGATTTGGCAACGGGTTATAAATTGAATGATTTTCGTGGACTTTGGAAAGTTGAGTTTAAACCGGAAATGTAA
- a CDS encoding ATP-binding protein — MVFNLNQVGANGFKLLNLNFPDKELEYKFRTSYFNRSLSTVRIALLTTALLFTFFAFFDKYASPDFASEFYRVRFFFVIPWLLLMVALSYLKNFKKWWESLMFLSMLVTGSGMIYILRRDPIFYYEGGLYIIIAGGYLFIKMRFIKASIGGWLLIVVYNYLIFYLAEKGSYLTTDIIVANSLLISLNIICMIGLYSSERLERLSFLRQEKLVEKQDEIEQINMYLETKVRERTGDLLLAKEKAEHSERLKSAFLANMSHEIRTPMNGILGFTELLKDPGLSDEDFQRFISIIQQSGNRLVNTVNDIVEISKIEAGQVDISLSEFNIGELVNELLDFFQLEAQAKGVVLTPAVTLLPENQIIKSDKNKLVSVFTNLIKNAIKFTDSGEIKVDCNVTGSWFEFSISDTGIGIASDRIEAIFNRFEQGDISDRQARQGSGLGLAIAKSYINMLDGEINVISSQDEGSSGSTFKVKLPVRLDF, encoded by the coding sequence ATGGTATTTAATTTGAATCAGGTTGGAGCAAATGGATTTAAATTGCTAAACCTGAACTTTCCGGATAAAGAATTGGAATATAAATTTCGAACCAGTTACTTTAACCGGTCGTTAAGCACTGTGCGTATTGCTCTGTTAACCACTGCACTTCTGTTTACCTTTTTTGCTTTTTTTGATAAGTATGCTTCCCCTGATTTTGCATCTGAGTTTTATCGGGTAAGATTCTTTTTTGTTATTCCGTGGCTGCTTTTAATGGTTGCTTTAAGCTATCTTAAAAACTTTAAAAAGTGGTGGGAATCACTTATGTTTTTATCAATGCTGGTAACCGGAAGCGGGATGATTTACATTTTAAGACGCGACCCGATTTTCTATTATGAAGGAGGATTATACATTATAATCGCAGGAGGTTATTTGTTTATTAAAATGCGGTTTATAAAGGCTTCTATTGGTGGATGGTTGCTAATTGTGGTTTACAATTATCTTATTTTTTACCTGGCAGAAAAAGGTAGCTATTTAACGACCGACATTATTGTAGCTAATTCGCTTCTTATCTCATTGAATATTATATGTATGATTGGTTTATACAGTTCTGAGCGACTCGAACGCTTAAGTTTTTTAAGGCAGGAAAAGCTGGTTGAGAAGCAGGATGAGATTGAACAGATAAACATGTATTTGGAGACAAAAGTTAGGGAACGCACCGGCGACCTTCTTTTGGCTAAGGAAAAAGCAGAGCACAGCGAGCGGCTAAAATCGGCATTTTTGGCAAATATGAGCCATGAGATAAGAACTCCAATGAATGGAATACTTGGATTTACGGAATTGTTGAAAGACCCGGGTTTATCAGATGAAGATTTTCAACGCTTTATTTCCATTATTCAGCAAAGTGGAAATCGATTGGTGAATACCGTTAACGATATTGTTGAGATTTCGAAAATAGAAGCCGGACAAGTTGATATTTCGCTAAGCGAATTTAATATCGGGGAATTGGTAAACGAGTTACTGGATTTCTTTCAGCTTGAAGCACAAGCCAAGGGAGTGGTGCTTACACCGGCAGTTACTTTATTACCCGAAAATCAAATAATAAAAAGTGATAAGAATAAACTGGTTTCAGTGTTTACGAACTTAATAAAGAATGCGATAAAATTTACCGACTCGGGAGAAATTAAAGTGGACTGTAATGTTACAGGCTCGTGGTTTGAATTCTCAATTTCCGACACCGGAATAGGTATTGCTTCGGATCGCATTGAAGCTATTTTTAACCGCTTTGAACAAGGAGATATTTCCGATCGTCAGGCACGACAGGGCTCTGGCCTGGGATTGGCTATTGCCAAATCATACATTAACATGCTCGATGGGGAGATTAATGTGATTTCAAGTCAGGACGAGGGGAGTAGCGGCTCAACTTTTAAAGTAAAGTTGCCCGTTCGTCTTGATTTTTAG